GCGTCGGTCAAGGGCGGCCGCTACCGGATGGAGTCCGCCGGCCTCGGCCCCGACTACACCGCGTGGCGGACCGCGCCCGTCTCGGGCGCCGGGGCGACCTGGTCGGTGCGGGTCACGCCGGGCCGGACCCGCGGCGCCTGCGGGCTGTACGCCGGCGACGGGGCGACCCAGCTCGTCGTCACCCTCGACCGCGACAGCGGCGAGGGCCGCGCCGAGTGGTTCAGCGGCTCCGGCAGCACCCACGTGCTGCCGTTCACCGCGCCACCCGGGAGCGCCGGACCGCTCGCGCTGGTGGATGATCAGGGCGTGATCGCGGTCTTGCTGGGCGGCCGCCGGGTGGCCACGACCGTGGACCCGGTCCTCCGCCCGCCGACGACGATCGGCATCGCCACCCGCGGCGACACCGCCAGCTGCGACGTCGACGACATCACGCTCACCACGGCCCCTTGACGGCCGTCCTCGCCGACGCCGTCGCGCTGGTCGCCCTCGCGGGGCTCCTCGTCGCGGCCACGCTGCACCTGCCCTGGCGCCGGGAGGCCGGCGTCGCCGTCCTGGCCACCGTGGTCGTGCTGGCCACCGGCCTGGTCGACCGCGACGCCCTCACCGACACCCTCGGCGAGCTGCTGCCCGTCGTGGTCTTCCTCGTCACGATCCTGGTCGTCTCCGACGTCTGCGCCCGCGCCGGGCTGTTCCGCGCCGCCGCCCGGATCGTCGGCGGGGCCAGCGGGGGGCCGCCCGGACCGGCTGCTGCTCGGCGTCTTCGTGCTGGCCGCCCTGGTGACCGTGGTCCTCAGCCTGGACGCCACCGTCGTGCTGCTCACCCCGATCGTGGTCGGCGCGGCGGCCACGCTCGGCACCTCCGACCGGCCCGGCGCCTTCGCCTGCCTGCGGATGGCCAACTCCGCCTCGCTCCTGCTCCCGGTCTCCAACCTCACCAACCTGCTGGCCCTGCCCCACCTGGACCTGGACTTCCTGGGCTTCGCGGCCCGGATGGGGCCGGTCTGGGTGGTCGTGCTCCTCGTGGAGTACGTCCTGCTCCGCCTGCTGTTCCGCCGCGACCTGGCCGCCGCCCCGCGCGACGGGCACGACCTCACCGGCCCGCCGGTGCCGCTGGTCCCGGTGCTCGTGCTGGTCCTCATGCTCGCGGCGTTCACGGTGCTCTCACGCTGGGACGTCGCGCCCGCGTGGGCGTCGTCCGCCGCCGCCCTCGTGCTGGTCGTCTGGGCCGGCGCACGCCGCGAGGTCACCCCGCGCCAGGTCGTCGCCGCGGCGAACCTGTCCTTCGCCCTGCTCGTCCTGGCCCTCGGCGTGACCGTGGCCGCCGTGGCCTCCGGGTTCCTCGGCGACGTCGTGGCGGACCTGGTCCCCTCGAGCACCTCGCTGGCCGCGCTGCTGGCCATCGCGGTCCTGGCCACGGTCCTGGCCGCCCTGCTCACCAACCTGTCGGCCACGATCCTGCTCGTGCCCCTGGTCGCCCCGCTCGGCACGACCGCCGTCCTGGCCGCGCTGCTCGGGCTCAACATCGGCTCCGGCCTCACCTGGACCGGCTCGCTGGCCAACCTGCTGTGGCGCCGCACGCTCACCGGCGCCGGCCGCAGCGTCGGCACCGCGGCGTTCCACCGCGTCTCGCTGGTCATCACCCCGGTGTCGCTCTGCCTCGGGGTGGTCACCCTGTGGGCGGTGTCCGGCTAGGGTCTGGCTCATGGAGCCCGAGCGCCTGGTCCCCTCCCCCCAAGCCCCGGACCGCAACCTGGCCCTGGAGCTCGTCCGGGTCACCGAGGCGGCCGCGATGGCCGCAGCGCGGTGGGTCGGCCGCGGCGACAAGAACGGCGCCGACGCAGTCGCGGTCAACGCGATGCGGGTGATGATCTCGACCATCCAGATGGACGGCGTCGTGGTCATCGGCGAGGGCGAGAAGGACAACGCGCCCATGCTCTACAACGGCGAGCGGGTCGGTGACGGCACCGGGCCGGAGTGCGACGTGGCCGTCGACCCCATCGACGGGACCACGCTGACGGCCAAGGGCATGGCCAACGCCGTGGCCGTGCT
This genomic window from Nocardioides anomalus contains:
- a CDS encoding SLC13 family permease, which translates into the protein MLAALVTVVLSLDATVVLLTPIVVGAAATLGTSDRPGAFACLRMANSASLLLPVSNLTNLLALPHLDLDFLGFAARMGPVWVVVLLVEYVLLRLLFRRDLAAAPRDGHDLTGPPVPLVPVLVLVLMLAAFTVLSRWDVAPAWASSAAALVLVVWAGARREVTPRQVVAAANLSFALLVLALGVTVAAVASGFLGDVVADLVPSSTSLAALLAIAVLATVLAALLTNLSATILLVPLVAPLGTTAVLAALLGLNIGSGLTWTGSLANLLWRRTLTGAGRSVGTAAFHRVSLVITPVSLCLGVVTLWAVSG